A region from the Rufibacter sp. DG15C genome encodes:
- a CDS encoding M20/M25/M40 family metallo-hydrolase yields MKQPSSFSVGHWFLGVALCALSVSSCAQKGYQSSQVLRDVEILAADSMGGRLPNTPGHAKAQQYLMKRFKEVGLTPILQPFQFTSRATKEQTPGSNIIGTIAGKSEKVIVITAHYDHVGTRNGIIFNGADDDASGIGALLAIATHFNAQKPQHTLYFVAFDAEEQGLAGSKAFVENLPIAKERILLNVNMDMLSISAKNELYAAGTFHYPWLKPILDQVKTPEGLTLKQGHDRPEQGHDDWTLQSDHGSFHRKQIPFVYFGVEDHPHYHKETDEFKNIHQPFYLKSVETVLNAVQLLDKQIPL; encoded by the coding sequence ATGAAACAGCCATCATCATTTTCTGTAGGCCATTGGTTTTTGGGCGTGGCCCTGTGCGCCCTTAGTGTATCTTCCTGCGCCCAGAAGGGCTACCAAAGCTCCCAGGTGTTGCGGGACGTTGAGATCCTGGCCGCCGACTCCATGGGCGGCAGGCTGCCCAACACGCCTGGTCACGCCAAAGCTCAGCAGTACTTAATGAAACGCTTCAAAGAGGTAGGACTGACGCCCATTTTGCAACCCTTTCAGTTTACCTCTAGGGCTACCAAAGAGCAGACGCCTGGGTCTAACATCATAGGCACCATTGCGGGCAAGTCAGAGAAAGTGATTGTCATTACGGCACACTATGACCACGTGGGTACTCGTAATGGGATCATCTTTAACGGCGCGGATGATGACGCCTCTGGGATAGGTGCTTTATTGGCCATTGCTACCCATTTCAATGCCCAGAAGCCACAGCACACGCTTTATTTTGTGGCCTTTGACGCCGAGGAGCAGGGCCTGGCTGGTTCAAAAGCATTTGTAGAAAACCTGCCCATCGCTAAGGAAAGAATCCTCCTGAACGTGAACATGGACATGCTCAGCATCTCGGCTAAGAATGAGTTGTATGCGGCGGGCACGTTCCATTACCCGTGGTTAAAACCCATCCTAGACCAAGTTAAAACCCCTGAGGGACTCACCCTGAAACAGGGGCACGATAGGCCAGAGCAAGGGCACGATGACTGGACCTTGCAGTCAGACCATGGCAGCTTCCATAGAAAGCAGATTCCGTTTGTGTATTTTGGGGTGGAGGACCATCCGCACTACCACAAAGAGACAGATGAATTCAAGAACATCCACCAGCCGTTTTACCTTAAGTCTGTGGAGACTGTGTTGAACGCCGTTCAGCTTT